The DNA segment CCGGTGCCGGTACGGTCGGTCTTGCGCGAGCCTTGCTCGAGCACTTCGGCGAGGAGATCGAGGTATTGCTGCTCTTCGGGATTCTGCATTTCACGCGGCATCCGGCGTCCTATATCGAGACGAGCGGGAACAGCTCGCGTGCGGATTGAAAGCGCTCCTCGGGTTTCTTCGCGAGCAGGCCTTCAAGCATCGCCTGATGCGCCGACAAGTGCTTGGGCAGCCGCGGGATCGGCGCGTTCACGTGCATGTTGACGACGTTGGCGGAGCTTGCGGACGGGTACATGCGCTCGC comes from the Blastocatellia bacterium genome and includes:
- a CDS encoding serine/threonine protein kinase; translated protein: ERMYPSASSANVVNMHVNAPIPRLPKHLSAHQAMLEGLLAKKPEERFQSARELFPLVSI